A stretch of DNA from Candidatus Neomarinimicrobiota bacterium:
ATGCTGTGGACGGCGGGAATTCAGGCACTTTTACCGATTTTTCCGGATTCGGTATGGTACTGCCGATGGGATCAAAAATTAGTGTAGGGGGAGGGGTATATCCCATTTCAAACTCGAATTATGAATTAGTTCGAGCTGGAATAGTCAATGATGAGCCATGGGAGTTGACCATTAAAGGAAGAGGCGGCATAAACGGCTTCGGTCTTGGTTTTGGATATAAGTTCAATGATGACTTTTCGATAGGGCTTAAAAACGATTGGGTATTCGGTAACAAAACAGAAGAATGGAAAACAATATTTGAAAATACTTCATTCAATGACGCCGAATTCACGAGGTTGACTTCTTTTGACGGTACTCTATGGACTCTTGGAATTTTTAACTCCCGTGGGAAGTTTAATTTTGCTGCCTCAGCGTCAATCCCTTTCGAATTTGATATTAAGAAGGAGATCGAATTAGCTCATTCTGAAAATTCGAAAGACCCTGCAAAGAATATCGACTTTCCCGCCGAGTGGAGGTTCGGCATTAGCTATGATCCCGGTGAAAATTACGTTGCGGGAATTGATTATCAGTTTAGCGATTGGAAATCATTAGAGAATGATTTTGATGGTAATTTTGGGAGAGCGTATGATATATTCGGTGGAATTGAACGCAAATCAAGCCCAGCAGCGGAATCATTTCTGAAACGAATCGCTTTAAGGGCGGGGCTTGGATATCGTCAGCTCTATGTCAGGAGCTTGAGCGGCAGTAGGATAGTTGAGACTTCAGGTTCCACAGGTTTTGGGATACCGATGCACGGTGGTAAAGAATTTATCGATATTGGAGTCTCTTTTGTTCTCAGAAAGACTGGAGCGGCAAGTGATTTAAAGGAGAACAGCGTATCGATAGTATTGGGATATTCAGCCGGTGAACTCTGGTTTGTACGCAGAAAGAGATAATTTATTAAATAACAATAAGGAGTAATTAATGACACTTTTGGTTAACCTCGTTAAACGTTACGGCATCATGGGATTATTAGGCATTACTTTTTCATATATGGTAATCTCCGGCTGTGCTTCTCAATCAGGCTCAACGAGCGATGAGCTGTCAGCGGCGGAAAAGGCGAGGCTCGATTCTCTTGCCAGGGTCGCCGACAGGCAGTGCAAAATTTATCTTTCGACCGCATTCGAATATTTTAAAAACAAAGATTATGAAGGCTCGCTAAGAAATTACACTAAGATGGTGAACAGCGGATGTACAGAAAAGTACGGTGACAGGGTTTGGGTTTTCCTCGGAAACTCATATAGAGAAATGGATAAGCCCGACAGCGCAATGTGGGCATTTGACAAAGGACTTTCGGAGGATCCCGACAACATTTCTCTGCATGAAAACGTAGCTTTTATGTTTCAACTTTCCGGTGATAACGATAAGGTCATCGCGGAATATGAAACGATTGCCGCTTTGGATTCGTCAAACATTGCTCGCTGGAGAAAGCTGCATGATCTCTATTTCAGAGTTGCGGAGTATGAAAAGGATCTCGGCGTATTAAAAAAGATAATCAAGATGGACCCGGAAGATATCATAGCAAAAAATGACCTCGTCACGGTTATGAAATTCTTGGGGGAGGATCCGACGGAGCTGCTGGAAGAGAGACATCTGAACAATCCTGACAACCCGGAGTTTTTGCTTGAATATGCAAATACGATTTATCAAGCGGCGGATTATGAAAAAGCTATTCCGCTTTATGAAAAACTGCTCTCTCTTGAACCTGATCATTTTTTGGCTCTTGACCGGATAGCGACGAGCTATAAAAACCTCGATAACACGGATAAGGCGCTCTCTTCTCTAAAGAGACTGCTGAAGTTAAGACCCAATGATAAAACGGTGGTATATGATATTACGGATCTGTACAAGCAAGCCGGTGAGCTCAAAACCGCATATTCCTGGGCAAATAAGACCATAAATACAAAACCTAAGGATGGACGCGGGTTTTACATACGAGGTTTGGTTCTTGAAGCGGCTGCCAATAATTGTCAGAATGAACGCGGAGCTAAAGTACCGTCTATATATGATAAGCTTGTCTTCGAAGTAGCTCTCGACGACGTTAAAGAAAGTGTCGCGCTTGGATATACTGCGGCGCGCAGCAGGATTCAGTTTTTAGAACAACAGGCTCCGTCAAAAGGCGACATTTTTATGCACCCTGAAAAATTTCAGCCTGAAGGTGATTGTTATAAATGGATAAAGAGGAAAGTAAAAAGAAAATAGCGCTCGGCGCTGACCACGCCGGTTATGAGCTAAAAGAGAAAATCGCCGATTATCTTAAGAAAAAAGGTTACGAGGTCATAGATTTCGGAACCTACTCAAACGAGTCCACTGATTATCCTGATTTAGCGTTGAAGACCGCGAAATCGGTTTCTGAGAAAGAATCCGATGAAGGAATTCTCGTCTGTGGTACCGGGATCGGGATGAGCATCGTGGCGAATAAGCTGCCGGGTGTACGTGCGGCTCTTTGTAACTCAACAGAAACGGCGAAACTCGCCAGGGAGCATAATCACGCAAATCTTCTTTGTCTTGGTGCTCGTGTAGAGAGGTCGGAATCTGTTGAAGACATAATAGATGCGTGGTTGTCAGCTGAGTTCGTGCATGGAAGACACGATCGGCGGGTTCAGAAGATTCATACGCTTACCGGAATATAAATTTGTTATCGACATTAAAAGCAGAAGATCCCGAGCTTTATGAATCCGTGCGGGGTGAAGTAGCCCGCCAGCGCCAGACCCTTGAGTTGATTGCTTCCGAAAATTTCGTTAGCCGTAAAGTATTGGAAGCTGCCGGTTCTGTATTAACGAATAAATATGCCGAAGGGTATCCGGGTAAACGATATTACGGCGGGTGCGCTCATGTGGATATTGCGGAAAATCTCGCCCGAGACAGAGCAAAAAAACTCTTCGGAGCCGAATATGTGAACGTTCAACCTCACTCCGGTTCACAGGCGAACATGGGTGTCTATTTTACGTTTTTAAAACCGGGTGATACTCTGATGGGGATGAGCCTCTCGATGGGCGGTCATCTCACTCACGGCTCACCTGTTAACTTCTCGGGAAAAATTTATAACGTCGTATCTTACGGAGTGACAAAAGAAAAAGAGCTGATCGATTTCGATCAGGTAGCAAAAGTTGCGCGAGAAGAGAAACCCAAAATGATCGTCGCCGGCGGAAGCGCTTATCCGAGAGATATTGATTTCGCGAAATTTCGTGAAATTGCCGACGAAGTGGGTGCGTATCTGATGGCTGACATAGCGCATCCTGCCGGATTGGTTGCCGTAGGGCTGCACAACGACCCTCTGCCTGTTTGCCACGTAGTTACCACTACTACCCATAAAAC
This window harbors:
- the rpiB gene encoding ribose 5-phosphate isomerase B, which gives rise to MDKEESKKKIALGADHAGYELKEKIADYLKKKGYEVIDFGTYSNESTDYPDLALKTAKSVSEKESDEGILVCGTGIGMSIVANKLPGVRAALCNSTETAKLAREHNHANLLCLGARVERSESVEDIIDAWLSAEFVHGRHDRRVQKIHTLTGI
- a CDS encoding tetratricopeptide repeat protein, producing MTLLVNLVKRYGIMGLLGITFSYMVISGCASQSGSTSDELSAAEKARLDSLARVADRQCKIYLSTAFEYFKNKDYEGSLRNYTKMVNSGCTEKYGDRVWVFLGNSYREMDKPDSAMWAFDKGLSEDPDNISLHENVAFMFQLSGDNDKVIAEYETIAALDSSNIARWRKLHDLYFRVAEYEKDLGVLKKIIKMDPEDIIAKNDLVTVMKFLGEDPTELLEERHLNNPDNPEFLLEYANTIYQAADYEKAIPLYEKLLSLEPDHFLALDRIATSYKNLDNTDKALSSLKRLLKLRPNDKTVVYDITDLYKQAGELKTAYSWANKTINTKPKDGRGFYIRGLVLEAAANNCQNERGAKVPSIYDKLVFEVALDDVKESVALGYTAARSRIQFLEQQAPSKGDIFMHPEKFQPEGDCYKWIKRKVKRK
- a CDS encoding serine hydroxymethyltransferase, which translates into the protein MLSTLKAEDPELYESVRGEVARQRQTLELIASENFVSRKVLEAAGSVLTNKYAEGYPGKRYYGGCAHVDIAENLARDRAKKLFGAEYVNVQPHSGSQANMGVYFTFLKPGDTLMGMSLSMGGHLTHGSPVNFSGKIYNVVSYGVTKEKELIDFDQVAKVAREEKPKMIVAGGSAYPRDIDFAKFREIADEVGAYLMADIAHPAGLVAVGLHNDPLPVCHVVTTTTHKTLRGPRGGMIMIGKDYENPFGIVAPKSGRTKMMSELLDSMIMPGIQGGPLMHVIAAKAAAFGEDLEPEYKTYIEQVVANAKALADALLEHDFKVVSGGTDVHLVLLNLVNKNTTGKAAEESLEAAGITTNKNMVPFDERSPFVTSGLRIGTPALTTRGMKEEQMKLIADLMDKVISNPDDKAVRKEVRISVGELCEEFPLYDYLV